In the genome of Brockia lithotrophica, the window GTGGGCCCCGAGCTCTTCCATGCGGCGGGCAGCAGCTTCTATGGCAATGCGAACGTCGGGCGATACGCCATCTCCGAGGAACTCACGGACAAGGGCCACCTTTACACCGGAAAATCCACGAGACAACAGAGCGTGCAAACGCTCGACGCGGGCAGGGTAGGCGAGCCGCTGGATTTCTGCAAGCTGATTCGCAAAGGCCGGAGGAAGTTTTCCAAAACTCGTAGGATCCTTGTGGTCGCTCCCGGAGATGTGGACAAAGGTATAAGCAGCATCGGCAACTGTATTGGCAAGAACGCCTACGGTATCCAAGGATGCGGCCATATGAATAAGCCCAAAGCGAGAAATAAGCCCATATGTCGGTTTGAAGCCTACGATTCCCGTGTATGCTGCCGGTTGACGCACAGAGCCTCCCGTGTCGCTCCCTAAGGCAAGAGGGGTGAAGCCCGCGGCAACAGCCGCCGCCGAACCACCGCTCGAACCGCCAGCCGTGCGTGTGAGGTCCCACGGGTTACGTGTGGGACCGAAAGCGCTCGTCTCCGTCGAGACGCCCATGGCGAATTCATCGAGGTTTGTTTTGCCCAAGAGTACCGCACCACCAAGAGCAAGATGTTTCCATGCAGTGGCGTCTACGGGCGGCACGTAGGTTTCAAGTATTCGACTCCCCGCCGTCGTTCGCACGCCGCGGGTGAGAAAGTTGTCCTTTAAGGCGACGGGAATTCCAAAAAAAGGAAGCGTTTGCCGATCTTCCACCCTCAGGTTCCGCGCCTCTTCGCGTGCCTCCTCGCGCACGAGGAGGAAGGCGTGGATCTCGGGGTCGCGCGCGGCTATGGCCTCCAGGTAGTGCCGGGCGACGTCTTCGGGAGTCGCCTCGCCTGAGGCGAGGCGACTCCGCCACGCGAGTACGGAAAAGCCATCCATGGGGGTTCCTCACTCCTCGAGGACATTTGGAACGACAAAGAACCCGTTCTGCACTTCGGGAGCGCTCCGAAGGAGCTCTTCCCGCGAGGGGAATGCCTCCGGCACGTCCGCGCGGAGAACCGGTTCCACCTCGACGGGCAGAATCATGGGAGAAACGCCATCCAAGGGCAACTGTCGCAAGGGGGAAACGTACGCGAGGAGCTCCTCGAGCTCGCGCTCCATGCGAACCTTTTCCTCAGGCGTGAGCTCGAGACGGGCAAGATACTGAAGTTTTTCCCACGTTTCGGGTGAAAGCGGCACCTCAGCTACCCCCTTTCAGAGCGGGGCCGCATCGCACGCGTTTCCGAAAACCGAGCCGTACGGCAACCGCGGCGTGCGGCACACACAAATCATAGCACATCTTTTCCCCGCGCACCGCAAGGGAATCGAAACCGAGAAGCGTCCGTTGGGCGAATAAGAGATGCCACACAGGAACTTCGTGCCTAGTGTGCAAAATCCCCCCAAGCAGGTGGACTTCGGGTGTTCCTTACGGTAGGATATTCTTCGGCGCGTATGGTATGGGAACCGTCTTTCTCAGTCCCATTTTCCGAGGAAATTTCCCGCGCGAAGGAGGGGCCCCCTTCGTGATCTCCGGCGAAATCCCCCTGTCCCGAGAGCGCGCGTACGGATTAGAAAAGATTGGTACGTTTTCTCGCTATGTGGTTTTGGGTATGTTTCTTGTTTCTATTAGCGTGTTTTTTATTACATTTTTAACGGAACTAAATATTTTTTCTGAATTTGTTCACGATCGGCTTATGGTGTCGGCTTTCGCAATGCAACTTATTTTTCCTGCTGCGTTTATTTTTGTTGCTTATGAAAACTTAAAAATAAGATTAAACAGTAAATACGTACCATATTTTTTATTATTGTTTTTGGTGTATGCTATATTTTTATTTTCTCTGTTATCTTTTGTATGGAGCGATTACCCATTATATGCAATTAAAAAGTCAATTACAATATTCGTTCCCGTTATTTTATTATCAGTCGTGATGCTATTCGATGATAACCCAATAAAAACGTTTAACTACGTATCTATAATTTTTGTTGCGACGTCATTATTATCTTCGATTTACGGAGAAATAGTTTTGTTCGCTGGAAAAATAAATCCAATCCCACTCAGCGAAAATATTTACGAACAGTCGATATCTTTAGGTATTTTAAAGGTTTCACAAATTGTTTATGGAACGCTTCCTTTTCTTCGTATATCTTCATTTTTGTCGAATCCGAATAGTCTTGCTGTGTTGAACTCTGTTGGTATTGTCTTTACACTTTATTTATCGAGAATTAAGTATATAAAAAATTCGACCGGGGCTTTCTTGTTGTTCGTTCAGGCGGTTTCTCTGCTCCTCACTTTTTCGCGTGACGGAATCCTATTTGTCGCTCTCATGCTCTTTGCCTATTTCCTGTGGTTTGCGAAAAGAGGAACCTTGCAGGTTGCAGGGCTCCTTTTTGCAGGTGTACTCCTCGTTCTCTTCCTCTTGGAGATTTACCTCGTGTACCAAAGCATACACCCCACCTACTCCCACACCGACGGCCAGTCGTTCCTCGAAAAACGACTTTCCTTGGGGCTGAACGGCAGAGATCGAATTTGGAGACCGGTGGTCGAACAAATCACCGCAACGCCCCTCTTCGGCATAGGATTCGGCGCCGCGACGGAAGCGATCCTGCGACCGTTGGGGATCGAACACACCGTCCACAGCTCGCACCTCCAAATTCTCGCGGAGCTCGGAATCGCGGGCTATGCCTTGTTTCTCCTCGTGTTTTTCACCTTCGGCTGGTTTGCGCTTCGCGCAATGCAAAGGCCTTCCGACCTCGTCGTCCGAAACGTTGGCGCCGCCACGTTTTCTCTGGTCTTCGGCTTCTTCCTCCACGACTTCTTGGAAAGCGTGATCGTCCTGTGGGGGCCGTTTACCCTCCTTACGGCGTATGCGATGTTTACCCTCCTCCACCCTAGGGTAATTGGAGAAGTCGTCCGAAAAGGCGAGATGCGCGGAATTCCCGTATCGGAGGATTCCGTGTATACTTGAGGCACATCGCCTTTTCGTCTACAACCACAGTACCGGGAGGTGGGCAGATTGCCCCTGAGCACGGCCAACCTGGGATACCCGCGCCTAGGCCACCGGCGCGAGCTCAAGCGCGCCTTGGAAGGATATTGGGAGGGCAAGATCGACCGCAAAGCGCTCCTCTCCGAACTGGAAGCGCTCGAACGCGCCCACCTCACGCTCCAGAGGGACAAGGGCCTCACCTACGTGCCCGTGGGCGACTTTTCCGCCTACGACCACGTGCTGGACCACGCCGCGCTCTTCGGCCTCTTGCCCAGGCGTTTCGGCTACCGGGGCGGACCGGTGGACCTCGACCTCTACTTCGCCGTCGCCCGTGGGACAAAAGAAGCGCCCGCGTCGGCCATGGTGAAGTGGTTCAATACGAACTACCACTACATCGTCCCCGAATGGGAAGAAGGAGTCACGCCGGAACTCACCGGCGAAGGGCCAGTCGAACGCGTGCGGCGCGCCCGCGCCTGGGGGATCGAAAACGTTCGTCCCGTCCTCCTCGGGCCGTACACCTTCGTCCGCCTGGCGAAAGGGCCCGGCGTAGAGGACGTACGCCGCGCCGTATCGGCCCTCGTGCCCCTCTACGGAGAGATCCTCCGCCGCTTGGAAGCGGAAGGTGTTTCCTGGGTGCAGATCGACGAACCGGCCCTCGTGCAGGACGTCCCGGAAGAACACCTGCCGATTCTCGAAGAGGCGTACGCCGCGCTCGTGGGCGGTCTTTCTTCCCTCCGCATCCTTCTTCAGACGTACTTTGAGGCCGTCGACCACTACGAACGTATCGTCCGGCTTCCCGTCCACGGCATCGGGCTCGACTTCGTTCACGGGAGGGCGCGAAACGAAGCGGCGCTCGCCGCCCACGGCTTCCCCGAAGACAAGGTGCTCGGGGTCGGACTCGTGAACGGGCGAAACGTGTGGCGAACGCCGCTCGGCGAACGCGCGGAATGGCTCAAGGGCCTCACGTGCTACGTGTCTCCTGAACGCATGATCCTTCAGCCGTCGACCAGCCTCCTCTTCGTCCCGCACACCGTGAAACTCGAAAAGAAGCTCTCGCCCGAACTCCTCCAAGTCCTGGCCTTCGCCGAAGAAAAGCTCGACGAGCTCGCCCTCCTCGCCCACGCACTCGATCCCTCGCCGGAGATTCGCGAAGCGTATCGCGAGGCAGACGAAGCCCTCCGGCGCTTCGCCGCCGCCCACCCCTTCCCCGCCGCCCGAAGCGAGGAACACGTCGGTCCGAGAAAAACCCCCTTCCCCGAACGCTGGCGTCTCCAGCAAGAACGCTTCCGCCTCCCCCTCTTCCCCACGACCATGATCGGCAGCCTCCCCCAAACGGAAGACGTACGGGCGGCGCGGGCGCGCTGGAAGCGCGGCGAGTGGAGCACGGAAACGTACGAAACGTTCATCCGCGAAGAAATCGCCCGCTGGATCCGCATCCAGGAAGACCTCGGGATCGACGTGCTCGTGCACGGAGAATTTGAACGCTCGGACATGGTGGAGTTCTTTGCGGAAAAGATGGGCGGCTTTGCCTTCCTCGAACGGGGATGGGTGCAATCCTACGGCTCGCGGGCCGTTCGGCCGCCGATCATCTACGGACCCGCCGCCTACCTCGAGCCGATCACCGTCTCGTGGACCGTGTACGCCCAAAGCCTCACAGACCGCCCCGTGAAGGGGATCCTCACGGGACCCGTCACGATCCTCCAGTGGTCGTACGCCCGAGAGGACGTACCGCGGGAGACGGTGGCCCGCTCGATCGCCTGGGCGATGCGCGAGGAAGTCTTGGCCCTCGAACGCGCGGGCATCGGGATCATTCAAATCGACGAGCCCGCCTTCCGTGAAGCTCTCCCCTTGAAACACGCGGATTGGGAGGACTACCTCCGGTGGGCGGTCGAAACCTTCCACATCCTCTCCAATGGCGTGCAAGACCGAACGCAGATTCAGTCCCACATGTGCTACAGCAAGTTCGACGACATCCTGGACGCCATCAAGGCCCTCGACGCCGACGTCATCCTCATCGAGACGGCGCGAAGCCACGGCGAGCTCATCTCCGCCTTTGAAGAGGGAGGATACCCCAACGCCATCGGCCTTGGGGTTTGGGACATCCACAGCCCGCGGATCCCGCCGGTGGAGGAAATGGTCGCCCTCGTCGAACGGGCGCTCCGCGTCCTGCCGAAGGAACTCTTTTGGATCAACCCCGACTGCGGCCTCAAGACGCGCAAGGAAGAGGAAGTGCTCGCATCGCTTAGAAACATGCTCGAGGCGGCCCGAATCCTCCGTCAGCGGTACGGCGGATGACGGCACGGCTTTCGAAGATGCGCAAGACGCCCCACTAAACGGTGGGGCGTCTTTTTTCGTTTGGAATTTCACCCGTACGGGACAGCGAACGGCTACGGAACGCGTCCCGGTTCGTAGAGAAAGGAGCCGACGGCGGGATCGCGGATGTAGACGGCGTACGTGCGGCCAAAGCTTTGAAATTCGAGGACGAGAGCGACCTCAGAAGGAACGAGGGAACTCCCCTTTTCCACGGCGAAGTTCACGAGGGCCTGCCGCGATACGGCGTCCGCCAAGGAAGTGGTGAAGACCAGGCGAACGCCGACCAACTTGTCCTGCACGTAGTGGGCGGTTCCCGAAGCGTACACCCCTTGGGGAAAAGGATCCCGAAGCTCGCGGACAAACCCCTGGAACTTTTGGGAAAGAAGGTCCTCCCCGCGGGAAAGAAGCACGTAGCGTTCGCGAAACGTCTCCCACTCCACAGAAGAGCCGCTCCCGTTCTTGGAAAGGCCAAAGGCGACGAACGTGCCGGGAACCGCTTCCTTAGAGGAGGGAAGGCGGTACACGGCGACCCACACGTCGCCGGCAAAGCCTTCGCTCCGCAGGTTGTGGACGATCTTTTCTCCGGCCTTGCGGCCGAAGGTCTCCGCATCCTCTGGGGAGGGGGCGTAGACGCCGAGGCCGAGCGCAAGCACCTCCGGAGGCGCGTTGCGCTCGGGTGGAGAGGTATACAGGTTGTACGCGAGGACGGCGACCGCCCGCGGTTCGCGCCGCACGGCTTCAGCCGCCCCCGCGTCGGACGTTCCGGGCGTCGCGGGATCCGCGGGGTTGACGCCGAGCGGGTTCTTTTCCGCGTCGTACGGCTTCAGCCAGTCCCCGAGTTCGGCAACCGGGGGGTAGAGCCCCGCCCGCAGCCCGAACCGGTCGGGCGGAAAGACGCGGGCGAGGTGTTCGAACATACCCGCTTCGAATTCCTCGTAGGAAAGGCGGACCCCCAGAGCGCTCACGAGACTCCCGCGGGATGCGCGGCCCACGCCTTCGGCGGCGTCGAGCGTCGGGTAGACGGCGTACGGCGCACGACCTACCTTGGGCGAAGGAATGGACGGGCCGACCTGCTCCCCTTGTTGTGCCGGGGGAGCGGTGAGCGGAGCTTCGGGAAGGGAGCAGCCGGAAAGGAACGTCGCGGCCCCCCCGAGGAAGAGCCCGCCCGCGAGGAAAAGGCGGAGCGCCCTGTCCCGCGTACGCATGGATCAGCCCCCCAACAGGGCGAGGAACTCCGCCTCGGTGAGCCGGGGAATCCCGTAGGCTTC includes:
- a CDS encoding CamS family sex pheromone protein, whose product is MRTRDRALRLFLAGGLFLGGAATFLSGCSLPEAPLTAPPAQQGEQVGPSIPSPKVGRAPYAVYPTLDAAEGVGRASRGSLVSALGVRLSYEEFEAGMFEHLARVFPPDRFGLRAGLYPPVAELGDWLKPYDAEKNPLGVNPADPATPGTSDAGAAEAVRREPRAVAVLAYNLYTSPPERNAPPEVLALGLGVYAPSPEDAETFGRKAGEKIVHNLRSEGFAGDVWVAVYRLPSSKEAVPGTFVAFGLSKNGSGSSVEWETFRERYVLLSRGEDLLSQKFQGFVRELRDPFPQGVYASGTAHYVQDKLVGVRLVFTTSLADAVSRQALVNFAVEKGSSLVPSEVALVLEFQSFGRTYAVYIRDPAVGSFLYEPGRVP
- a CDS encoding amidase codes for the protein MDGFSVLAWRSRLASGEATPEDVARHYLEAIAARDPEIHAFLLVREEAREEARNLRVEDRQTLPFFGIPVALKDNFLTRGVRTTAGSRILETYVPPVDATAWKHLALGGAVLLGKTNLDEFAMGVSTETSAFGPTRNPWDLTRTAGGSSGGSAAAVAAGFTPLALGSDTGGSVRQPAAYTGIVGFKPTYGLISRFGLIHMAASLDTVGVLANTVADAAYTFVHISGSDHKDPTSFGKLPPAFANQLAEIQRLAYPARVERLHALLSRGFSGVKVALVREFLGDGVSPDVRIAIEAAARRMEELGAHVEVVSIPELKLASAVYAVVMTAEAASYLGRFDGVRFGLRVPAGDVDTLSTWTRSQGFGWEVKRRILFGTYVTLSESFVDLYERALRARRFLAIRLEALFADYDLLLGPTTPTTAPALGAAGDLDPVVELTQDLLTIPANLAGLPAVSVPAGRGSDGMPVGLQIVGPRYSDLDVLAFAFSWEEARPLEARPPFGGKIMELSSREGGNE
- the metE gene encoding 5-methyltetrahydropteroyltriglutamate--homocysteine S-methyltransferase, which translates into the protein MPLSTANLGYPRLGHRRELKRALEGYWEGKIDRKALLSELEALERAHLTLQRDKGLTYVPVGDFSAYDHVLDHAALFGLLPRRFGYRGGPVDLDLYFAVARGTKEAPASAMVKWFNTNYHYIVPEWEEGVTPELTGEGPVERVRRARAWGIENVRPVLLGPYTFVRLAKGPGVEDVRRAVSALVPLYGEILRRLEAEGVSWVQIDEPALVQDVPEEHLPILEEAYAALVGGLSSLRILLQTYFEAVDHYERIVRLPVHGIGLDFVHGRARNEAALAAHGFPEDKVLGVGLVNGRNVWRTPLGERAEWLKGLTCYVSPERMILQPSTSLLFVPHTVKLEKKLSPELLQVLAFAEEKLDELALLAHALDPSPEIREAYREADEALRRFAAAHPFPAARSEEHVGPRKTPFPERWRLQQERFRLPLFPTTMIGSLPQTEDVRAARARWKRGEWSTETYETFIREEIARWIRIQEDLGIDVLVHGEFERSDMVEFFAEKMGGFAFLERGWVQSYGSRAVRPPIIYGPAAYLEPITVSWTVYAQSLTDRPVKGILTGPVTILQWSYAREDVPRETVARSIAWAMREEVLALERAGIGIIQIDEPAFREALPLKHADWEDYLRWAVETFHILSNGVQDRTQIQSHMCYSKFDDILDAIKALDADVILIETARSHGELISAFEEGGYPNAIGLGVWDIHSPRIPPVEEMVALVERALRVLPKELFWINPDCGLKTRKEEEVLASLRNMLEAARILRQRYGG
- the gatC gene encoding Asp-tRNA(Asn)/Glu-tRNA(Gln) amidotransferase subunit GatC, producing MPLSPETWEKLQYLARLELTPEEKVRMERELEELLAYVSPLRQLPLDGVSPMILPVEVEPVLRADVPEAFPSREELLRSAPEVQNGFFVVPNVLEE
- a CDS encoding O-antigen ligase family protein, with amino-acid sequence MISGEIPLSRERAYGLEKIGTFSRYVVLGMFLVSISVFFITFLTELNIFSEFVHDRLMVSAFAMQLIFPAAFIFVAYENLKIRLNSKYVPYFLLLFLVYAIFLFSLLSFVWSDYPLYAIKKSITIFVPVILLSVVMLFDDNPIKTFNYVSIIFVATSLLSSIYGEIVLFAGKINPIPLSENIYEQSISLGILKVSQIVYGTLPFLRISSFLSNPNSLAVLNSVGIVFTLYLSRIKYIKNSTGAFLLFVQAVSLLLTFSRDGILFVALMLFAYFLWFAKRGTLQVAGLLFAGVLLVLFLLEIYLVYQSIHPTYSHTDGQSFLEKRLSLGLNGRDRIWRPVVEQITATPLFGIGFGAATEAILRPLGIEHTVHSSHLQILAELGIAGYALFLLVFFTFGWFALRAMQRPSDLVVRNVGAATFSLVFGFFLHDFLESVIVLWGPFTLLTAYAMFTLLHPRVIGEVVRKGEMRGIPVSEDSVYT